One Heyndrickxia oleronia genomic window, AGGCATCTAGTCGTTCCTCTGGATTGGGTATTCCAACTAATTTCAACATATCAAGAGCTTTTTGTCTTGCCACTCGATTGGTTAATCCTTGATGTTTCTTTAATCCCTCTATGATTTGTTTTCCAATCTTCATCGTTGGATTTAATGAGGTCATCGGATCCTGAAATACCATTGAAATTTCCGAACCGCGGATTTTTTGAATTTGTCTAACCGGTAACGCGAGTAAATCTTGATTATCGTAATAAATTTTTCCTTCAGGAATATAAGTATTATGTTTAGGAAGAAGTTTCATTATTGATTTCGCCGTTACAGACTTTCCAGAGCCTGATTCACCAACTATTGCCAATGTTTCACCTTTTTTTAATGAAAAATTCACTCCTCTTACAGCATTTACTTCACCACTTTGATTTCGAAACGATACGTGTAAATTTTCAACAGATAGGATTTCTTCCACCATGATAAATCACTCCTTTATTTTCTCATCTTTGGATCAAGCGCATCTCTTAAGCCATCCCCTAGAAGATTAAAACAAATCATAACAGCACTGATGACAATAGATGGGAAAATGAGCTTATAGGTGAAGAAACGCATTGCTTTATAGCCATCGTCTATTAATACACCTAATGAGGCCAATGGTGCCTGAAGTCCTAACCCAATGAAACTTAAGAAAGCTTCAAAAAAGATTGCCGTTGGAATAGTAAACATTAATGTGACGATAATTGGACCCATGACATTTGGCAATAAATGCTTCCCTATTAATCTTCTATTTGAAGCCCCAAGGGTTCTTGAGGCTAATACAAATTCTTGACTTTTAAGTTGGAGAATTTGTCCCCGTACAACCCTAGCCATTCCAACCCACCCAGTAATAACCATCGCAAGAATAATTGAGGTAATCCCTGGTTCAAGTATCAATATAAATAAAATGATAATAATCAAGTTTGGAATTCCTACCAAAACCTCAATGATCCTCTGCATGACATTATCTACTTTTCCTCCATAAAATGCGGAAATACCTCCATAAAGAACACCAAT contains:
- the opp3C gene encoding oligopeptide ABC transporter permease, whose protein sequence is MKIEINKESQPTIYPHKGDQSSSNQIPTVITDDLFVPAPIDPSIHEEITKPPVTFWKEAWMRLLRNKGSVISLVVLLIIALLAIFGPSFNEYTYKQQNIAHRNLPPKISGLEWLGLNGKDVHGVDQYEKRNITTNYWFGTDEFGRDIWTRVWKGTQISLFIALVAALLDLCIGVLYGGISAFYGGKVDNVMQRIIEVLVGIPNLIIIILFILILEPGITSIILAMVITGWVGMARVVRGQILQLKSQEFVLASRTLGASNRRLIGKHLLPNVMGPIIVTLMFTIPTAIFFEAFLSFIGLGLQAPLASLGVLIDDGYKAMRFFTYKLIFPSIVISAVMICFNLLGDGLRDALDPKMRK